A stretch of DNA from Gottschalkia acidurici 9a:
TTTGATTCGTTTTCAAAAGACATGGGAATAGACTTAGGAACAGCAAACACACTAGTTTACTTAAAAGGTAAAGGTATAATTATACAAGAACCTTCAGTAGTGGCAATTCATACACAAACTAAAGAGGTATTGGCTGTAGGAGAAGATGCAAAGAAAATGATAGGAAGAACACCGGGTCATATTGTAGCAATAAGACCCTTAAGTGATGGAGTTATAGCAGATTTTGACGTTACTCAAAGTATGCTAAAGTACTTTATTAAAAAGGCTTATCCAAGAAAATCGATAGTTCAACCTAGAGTAGTAGTTTGTGTGCCTTCAGGGGTTACAGAAGTAGAAAAAAGAGCGGTAGAAGAGGCAACAGTACAAGCCGGTGCTAGAGAAGCTTATCTTATAGAGGAGCCTATGGCAGCAGCGATAGGAGCAGGATTACCAGTTCAAGAACCAACAGGAAGCATGGTTGTAGATATAGGTGGAGGAACTACAGAAGTTGCCATAATATCTCTTGGAGGAATAGTTACTAGTAGATCAATAAGAATTGGTGGAGATGAATTAGATGATTCTATAGTTAACTATGTAAAGAAAGAATACAACCTTATGATAGGTGAAAGAACAGCAGAAGAAGTAAAGATAGAAATAGGAACAGCAGATTTAAAAGATAAAGAAGTCAAAATGAAGATAACAGGTAGAGATTTAGTAACTGGACTACCAAAAACCATAGAAATAAGTTCAGCAGAAATTTATGAAGCTATGAAAGAGCCTATAAGTGGAATAATAGATGCAATAAAGTATACACTGGAGAAAACACCACCGGAATTAGCATCAGATGTAATGGAATTTGGAATTATGCTTACAGGTGGAGGAGCACTTTTAGACGGTTTAGATAAAACTATAAGAAATGAA
This window harbors:
- a CDS encoding rod shape-determining protein, with amino-acid sequence MGIFDSFSKDMGIDLGTANTLVYLKGKGIIIQEPSVVAIHTQTKEVLAVGEDAKKMIGRTPGHIVAIRPLSDGVIADFDVTQSMLKYFIKKAYPRKSIVQPRVVVCVPSGVTEVEKRAVEEATVQAGAREAYLIEEPMAAAIGAGLPVQEPTGSMVVDIGGGTTEVAIISLGGIVTSRSIRIGGDELDDSIVNYVKKEYNLMIGERTAEEVKIEIGTADLKDKEVKMKITGRDLVTGLPKTIEISSAEIYEAMKEPISGIIDAIKYTLEKTPPELASDVMEFGIMLTGGGALLDGLDKTIRNETGMPVHIAENPLDCVALGTGGALEDIDTLKRIGKNSRRID